One window of the Capnocytophaga haemolytica genome contains the following:
- the dnaA gene encoding chromosomal replication initiator protein DnaA has protein sequence MKEAAEKVWTKCLEFIHDNIDEAPFNTWFAPIIPMGLENNTLKIKVPSKFFCEWLEENYISLLKSAMTLTLGTGSRLVYIIDTPAARPEQLPSTNRPELAKQSLPITSESKNPELRNPFVIPGIREITIDPQLNLHYNFDNFVEGSANRLARSAAMSVANKPGKTAFNPLFIFGGVGLGKTHLAHAIGVDIKEKHPKKKVLYVSAEKFTQQFIAASTGKDKNALNDFIYFYQLIDVLIVDDIQFLAGKVKTQDAFFHIFNHLHQNGRQVILTSDKAPVDLFDIEQRLLSRFKWGLSAELQAPNYEMRFQILKNKFYTDGADIDGEIIAYLAENVRTNIRELEGVSNSLIAQAAFERKEYSIELAQSVIERSVKNHRVELTIDHIQQIIADYFNLDIQSLQSKTRRRNVVQARQLAMFFAKKYTKNSLTTIGSQIGQRDHATVLHACKTVENLVETDQMFKRYVVELDTKFTE, from the coding sequence ATGAAAGAAGCGGCTGAAAAAGTATGGACAAAGTGTCTGGAATTTATCCACGACAACATCGATGAAGCGCCATTTAATACGTGGTTTGCGCCCATTATACCGATGGGGTTAGAGAATAATACACTCAAAATTAAAGTCCCTAGCAAGTTTTTTTGTGAATGGTTAGAGGAGAATTATATTTCTCTTCTCAAATCTGCTATGACCCTTACTTTAGGTACGGGGTCACGACTTGTATATATTATTGATACTCCTGCTGCTCGCCCAGAACAATTGCCAAGTACGAATCGCCCAGAACTGGCTAAACAGTCGCTACCTATAACCTCGGAAAGTAAAAACCCTGAACTGAGAAATCCTTTTGTAATACCAGGGATCCGTGAAATTACTATTGACCCACAGCTAAACTTACACTATAATTTTGATAACTTTGTTGAAGGCTCTGCAAATCGCTTAGCACGTTCGGCTGCAATGTCAGTTGCTAATAAACCTGGAAAGACAGCCTTTAATCCCTTGTTTATATTTGGAGGAGTAGGTTTAGGTAAAACCCACTTAGCACATGCTATAGGTGTGGATATCAAGGAGAAGCATCCTAAGAAGAAAGTACTTTATGTTTCTGCAGAGAAGTTTACACAGCAGTTTATTGCTGCCTCTACAGGGAAAGATAAGAATGCATTGAATGACTTTATTTACTTTTATCAGCTGATTGACGTACTGATAGTGGATGATATACAGTTCTTAGCAGGGAAGGTGAAGACACAAGATGCCTTCTTCCATATATTTAATCACTTACATCAAAATGGACGTCAAGTAATACTCACTTCTGATAAAGCTCCCGTAGACCTCTTCGATATAGAGCAACGCCTGCTCTCTCGCTTTAAGTGGGGGCTATCAGCTGAGTTACAAGCTCCTAACTATGAAATGCGCTTTCAGATACTTAAGAATAAGTTCTATACTGATGGTGCTGATATTGATGGTGAAATTATCGCTTACTTAGCCGAGAATGTCCGTACTAATATTCGTGAATTAGAAGGCGTAAGCAACTCGCTTATTGCACAAGCTGCTTTTGAACGTAAAGAGTATTCTATTGAGTTGGCACAAAGTGTTATTGAAAGGTCGGTTAAAAATCACCGTGTCGAACTTACTATCGACCATATTCAGCAGATTATCGCTGACTACTTCAATTTGGATATACAATCCTTACAGTCAAAAACACGCAGACGTAACGTAGTCCAAGCACGGCAATTAGCAATGTTCTTTGCTAAGAAGTATACCAAGAACTCACTTACTACTATTGGCTCACAGATAGGGCAACGCGATCACGCAACAGTGTTACACGCTTGCAAAACGGTGGAGAACTTAGTAGAGACAGACCAGATGTTCAAGCGATACGTAGTAGAATTAGACACTAAGTTTACTGAGTAA
- a CDS encoding acyl-CoA thioesterase has translation MKELYFDYKLRTRYAETDQMGVVYYGNYPQYLELGRVEWLRDIGFTYKEMEAEGVMMPVVSLQIHYKKPALYDEVITIRTKLKSLPTTKIEFDYEILNAQGELISTANTVLVFVDAKTFRPIRCPEKVLKMIQARIEEN, from the coding sequence ATGAAAGAGTTATATTTTGACTACAAATTGCGTACACGTTATGCAGAAACTGACCAGATGGGGGTAGTATACTATGGTAATTATCCGCAATATCTCGAACTTGGGCGTGTAGAGTGGCTCCGCGATATTGGCTTTACTTATAAAGAAATGGAAGCCGAAGGGGTGATGATGCCCGTTGTCTCTCTACAAATTCACTACAAAAAACCAGCTCTTTACGATGAGGTTATCACCATACGTACAAAACTCAAATCCCTACCTACCACTAAAATAGAGTTCGACTACGAGATCCTCAACGCACAAGGTGAACTGATCTCCACTGCCAATACAGTGCTCGTATTTGTCGATGCTAAAACCTTCCGCCCTATCCGCTGCCCCGAGAAGGTCTTAAAGATGATTCAAGCGCGCATTGAAGAGAACTAA
- a CDS encoding rhomboid family intramembrane serine protease translates to MRKEAAIIGLLVGLCVLLFIGAKVAIYTGVVSEYQLNDWLCVPPTFEAFAERWWTLVSYGFYHLKWEHLLGNMLLLCLVGQAFTQLFSVRELLRTYLCGLLFGGAAFLIVSNYAPAFTGGSILLGASAAVMSLLVYIALCKPTYQVYLLRFRLRVVYLVLAIVLYDIFTLKADVGGKIAHFGGIFGGAISVISGQWLVVSSQKQEVRSEKSEARSQKREVSSEQSDTSKLKVQSSKLLYERLLEKVAASGYMSLTDKEKKFLFEASRGEGDI, encoded by the coding sequence GTGAGAAAAGAGGCTGCAATTATAGGGCTGTTGGTGGGGCTGTGTGTGCTGCTATTTATAGGGGCAAAGGTAGCTATCTATACGGGCGTTGTGAGTGAGTATCAGCTCAATGATTGGCTTTGTGTACCTCCGACTTTTGAGGCTTTTGCCGAGCGTTGGTGGACGCTCGTAAGCTATGGCTTCTACCACCTGAAATGGGAGCACCTCTTGGGCAATATGTTGCTGCTCTGCTTGGTAGGGCAGGCATTTACACAATTGTTTTCAGTGCGAGAGCTACTGCGTACTTACCTCTGCGGACTTCTCTTTGGGGGGGCAGCATTCCTCATAGTGAGCAACTACGCGCCAGCCTTTACAGGAGGGAGTATTCTCTTGGGGGCCTCTGCAGCGGTGATGAGTTTGCTCGTGTATATCGCCCTGTGCAAGCCTACTTACCAGGTGTATCTGTTGCGATTTAGGTTGCGGGTGGTGTACTTAGTGCTGGCAATTGTGCTTTACGATATATTTACCCTCAAAGCCGATGTTGGTGGTAAGATAGCACACTTTGGGGGAATATTTGGGGGAGCAATTTCAGTGATTAGCGGTCAGTGGTTAGTGGTTAGCAGTCAGAAGCAAGAAGTGAGAAGTGAGAAGTCAGAAGCGAGAAGTCAGAAGCGAGAGGTGAGCAGTGAGCAGTCTGATACCTCAAAGCTCAAAGTCCAAAGCTCAAAGCTCTTATATGAGCGGTTATTGGAGAAAGTGGCAGCCAGCGGGTATATGTCGCTTACGGACAAGGAAAAGAAGTTTCTCTTTGAGGCGAGTAGGGGAGAGGGTGATATTTAA
- the lpxB gene encoding lipid-A-disaccharide synthase, translating into MKYYIIAGEASGDLHGANLMKSITKIDPQAEFRVWGGDQMQAAGGVLVKHYRDLAFMGFWEVLTNLRTIFKNIALCKRDIAAFAPDRLLFIDYPGFNMRIAAWAKQQGIPTHYYISPQIWAWKEGRIKAIKHDVDAMYVILPFEKDFYEQKHGYPVHFVGHPLLDAIAQRKEVDEATFKAENGLDERPIIALLPGSRKQEIAKMLRIMLSVVDDYHQYQFVIAGAPSQEYSFYEQFIREENVHFVSGKTYDLLSVSFAALVTSGTATLETALLNVPEVVCYKGNWFSYQIAKRVIKLKYISLVNLIMDKPVVTELIQGALSKRNLEVELNKLLSLRYRYDVFKDYVKLREKLGGEGASDKVAQLVVNSEQCTVNSEP; encoded by the coding sequence ATGAAATACTATATCATAGCAGGGGAGGCTTCGGGGGATTTGCACGGGGCGAACTTGATGAAATCAATCACTAAGATAGACCCGCAGGCGGAGTTTCGCGTGTGGGGGGGCGACCAGATGCAGGCTGCTGGGGGTGTGTTGGTAAAGCATTACCGCGACCTCGCCTTTATGGGCTTTTGGGAGGTGCTGACCAACTTGCGCACTATCTTTAAGAATATTGCCCTCTGCAAGCGCGATATTGCGGCTTTTGCCCCCGACCGATTGCTATTTATCGACTACCCAGGCTTTAATATGCGCATCGCCGCTTGGGCTAAGCAACAGGGGATCCCTACGCATTACTACATTTCGCCTCAGATTTGGGCGTGGAAGGAGGGGCGCATTAAGGCGATCAAGCACGATGTAGATGCGATGTACGTGATTCTGCCTTTTGAAAAGGATTTTTATGAGCAGAAGCACGGCTATCCTGTGCACTTTGTGGGGCATCCGCTCTTAGACGCTATCGCCCAGCGCAAGGAGGTAGATGAGGCAACTTTCAAGGCTGAAAATGGCTTAGATGAGCGTCCTATTATTGCGTTGTTGCCTGGCAGTCGCAAGCAGGAGATCGCCAAGATGCTACGGATAATGCTCTCTGTGGTCGATGATTATCACCAGTACCAATTCGTCATTGCGGGGGCTCCTTCGCAGGAGTACAGTTTTTATGAGCAGTTTATCCGCGAGGAGAATGTGCACTTTGTCAGCGGCAAGACCTACGACTTGCTCTCTGTGTCGTTTGCAGCCTTGGTAACCAGCGGTACGGCTACGCTTGAGACGGCACTGCTCAACGTGCCCGAAGTGGTGTGCTACAAAGGTAATTGGTTCTCGTATCAGATTGCTAAGCGGGTGATTAAGCTCAAGTATATCTCATTAGTGAACCTCATTATGGATAAGCCTGTGGTTACGGAACTCATTCAGGGGGCACTCAGTAAGCGCAATTTGGAGGTGGAGCTGAACAAGTTACTGAGCTTGCGCTACCGCTATGATGTGTTTAAAGACTATGTAAAGCTACGAGAAAAGTTAGGTGGTGAGGGAGCAAGTGATAAAGTAGCCCAGTTAGTAGTGAATAGTGAACAGTGTACAGTGAATAGTGAACCGTGA
- a CDS encoding peptidylprolyl isomerase: MKQYICWGLLLLLISCTDSPKKQKSNTVVKTEKQETESVKEEAKDTVVETLTTETAIPFLYEYEKKNKERFVRIITDYGNIDIELFKETPYHRANFIFLTKQHYFDGSVFHRVVKDFVIQGGNSESWEISRKRGKIGAYLLPPDTKKGFKHHRGIVSMPSSDIDNPHKYASPYEFFIVVQKPGAYHLDGNYTAFGKVIAGMDVVDKINSVETEGTDNWPKKDIKMKVIILNKQ; the protein is encoded by the coding sequence ATGAAACAATATATATGTTGGGGACTGTTGTTGCTACTAATAAGCTGCACCGATAGCCCTAAAAAGCAGAAGAGCAATACTGTAGTAAAGACAGAAAAGCAAGAGACAGAAAGTGTAAAAGAGGAAGCGAAGGATACTGTGGTAGAGACCCTTACCACAGAGACGGCTATTCCTTTTCTGTATGAATATGAGAAGAAAAACAAAGAGCGCTTTGTTCGTATCATTACTGATTATGGGAATATTGATATTGAGCTTTTTAAGGAAACGCCTTACCATCGGGCGAACTTTATATTCTTGACGAAGCAGCATTATTTTGATGGAAGTGTATTCCACAGAGTGGTGAAGGATTTTGTGATTCAAGGAGGTAACTCAGAGAGTTGGGAGATCAGTAGGAAGAGAGGTAAGATAGGCGCTTATTTATTACCTCCTGATACCAAGAAAGGGTTTAAGCACCATCGAGGAATCGTGTCAATGCCGAGTAGTGATATAGATAATCCTCATAAATACGCTTCGCCTTATGAGTTTTTTATCGTAGTGCAAAAGCCAGGGGCTTATCACTTAGATGGTAATTATACGGCTTTTGGCAAAGTAATCGCAGGGATGGATGTGGTTGATAAGATCAATAGCGTTGAAACAGAAGGTACGGATAACTGGCCTAAGAAAGATATTAAAATGAAAGTTATCATACTTAATAAACAGTAG
- a CDS encoding alpha/beta fold hydrolase has protein sequence MIKVNSYYTAQGSKIHKAVVFLHGFLENETIWHPLMHALSADYYTLAIDLLGHGRTPTVAEVHPMELMAEAVVEVLNKEGIDKATFVGHSMGGYVTLALAELYPERVEGVVLLNSNTGADSQEKKANRDRVLKVIDKEKELFVRTVVTGLFSEENRVRMKDALERLVSIGIATPNEGIKAAAMGMKERPDRTELFVNLTVKKHLIIGQRDGLMPYTDLIALADSAGASYSLLSGGHLTYIENEAECAEALKKFLS, from the coding sequence ATGATCAAGGTAAATAGTTATTATACTGCACAGGGCAGTAAGATACATAAGGCAGTGGTGTTCTTGCACGGTTTCTTAGAGAATGAAACAATATGGCACCCGCTGATGCACGCCCTTTCGGCTGACTACTACACACTTGCTATTGACTTATTGGGGCACGGGCGAACCCCCACAGTGGCAGAAGTGCACCCTATGGAGCTAATGGCGGAAGCTGTAGTGGAGGTGCTAAATAAGGAGGGGATTGATAAGGCGACTTTTGTAGGGCACTCGATGGGAGGCTATGTAACCTTGGCACTGGCAGAATTATACCCTGAGAGGGTAGAAGGAGTAGTGCTGCTTAACTCGAATACAGGTGCAGATAGCCAGGAGAAGAAAGCCAATCGCGACCGTGTGCTGAAGGTGATCGACAAGGAGAAGGAACTCTTTGTGCGCACGGTGGTTACGGGGCTTTTTAGTGAAGAGAATAGAGTGCGGATGAAGGATGCTTTGGAACGCTTGGTTTCTATTGGGATTGCTACTCCTAATGAGGGTATCAAAGCAGCGGCTATGGGTATGAAAGAGCGTCCTGACCGTACGGAGTTGTTTGTGAACTTAACGGTGAAAAAGCACCTTATTATTGGGCAGCGCGACGGCTTGATGCCTTATACTGATTTGATAGCATTGGCAGATAGCGCAGGAGCGAGCTATTCATTGCTCTCGGGGGGACATCTTACCTATATAGAGAATGAGGCGGAGTGTGCCGAAGCCTTAAAAAAGTTTTTATCGTGA
- a CDS encoding 50S ribosomal protein L25/general stress protein Ctc, protein MKSITIKGSQRESVGKAASKALRNAGQVPCVLYGGDSALHFSAPEMAFKGLVYTPNVYTATIELGGKKYTAILQDIQFDPVTDKIIHIDFYELKKDKEITIEVPIQIEGTSPGVIAGGVLRIVNRKLKIKALPDKLPDFIPVNISELEMGNRLYVTKLDQSNYKIMHPDNTVVCQVRVSRAAMKAAQEAAKAEKKK, encoded by the coding sequence ATGAAGTCAATTACAATCAAAGGATCTCAAAGAGAAAGCGTGGGCAAAGCGGCGAGCAAAGCCTTACGTAATGCTGGACAGGTACCTTGCGTATTATACGGAGGGGATAGCGCACTGCACTTTTCAGCACCTGAAATGGCCTTCAAAGGGCTTGTGTACACCCCTAATGTGTATACAGCTACGATTGAATTAGGAGGCAAGAAGTACACAGCCATCTTACAGGACATACAGTTTGACCCTGTAACTGATAAGATCATCCACATTGATTTTTATGAGTTGAAGAAAGACAAGGAAATCACTATTGAGGTGCCTATTCAAATTGAGGGTACATCTCCAGGGGTGATTGCTGGTGGGGTGTTGCGCATTGTGAACCGCAAACTAAAAATCAAGGCATTACCTGATAAGTTACCTGATTTTATTCCTGTAAATATTTCGGAATTAGAGATGGGGAATAGGTTGTACGTTACCAAGTTAGACCAAAGTAACTATAAGATTATGCACCCTGATAATACGGTTGTTTGCCAAGTGAGAGTTTCGCGTGCTGCGATGAAAGCTGCTCAAGAGGCTGCTAAGGCTGAGAAGAAAAAATAA
- a CDS encoding ribose-phosphate pyrophosphokinase, whose protein sequence is MTSKSKIFACSKSLELAEKIAEKYGTKLGEVKLSYYSDGEFQPSFEESIRGIRVFLVCSTFPSSDNLMELLLMLDAAKRASARHITAVIPYFGWARQDRKDKPRVPIGAKLVANLLQAAGATRIMTMDLHADQIQGFFERPVDHLFASSIFLPYIQSLQLENLCIASPDMGGSKRAYAYSKYLKSDVVVCYKQRKVANVIETMELIGEVKDKNVILVDDMVDTAGTLVKAAQIMKERGAKSVRAVATHAILSGNAYERIEGSELEELIVTDSIPLRQPSTKIRVLTCADLFADVMHRVNENEPISSKFIM, encoded by the coding sequence ATGACCTCTAAATCAAAGATATTTGCTTGCTCAAAGAGTCTTGAACTTGCTGAGAAGATCGCTGAGAAATACGGCACGAAGCTCGGTGAAGTGAAGTTGTCGTATTACAGTGATGGTGAGTTTCAGCCTTCATTTGAGGAGTCGATACGTGGGATACGCGTATTCTTAGTGTGCTCGACCTTTCCGAGTTCTGATAACTTGATGGAGCTACTGTTGATGCTTGATGCTGCTAAAAGGGCATCGGCGCGGCATATTACGGCGGTGATTCCTTACTTCGGTTGGGCGCGACAAGACCGTAAAGATAAGCCAAGGGTGCCGATAGGAGCCAAGCTGGTAGCCAACTTGTTGCAGGCGGCAGGGGCAACGCGTATAATGACGATGGACTTGCACGCAGATCAGATACAAGGCTTTTTTGAACGCCCTGTGGATCACTTGTTTGCCTCGTCGATATTTTTGCCTTATATCCAGAGTTTGCAGTTGGAGAATCTCTGTATTGCTTCGCCTGATATGGGGGGCTCAAAGCGGGCTTATGCTTACTCTAAATATCTGAAAAGTGATGTGGTGGTTTGCTATAAGCAGCGCAAGGTAGCCAATGTGATTGAGACAATGGAGCTCATCGGTGAGGTGAAGGACAAGAATGTGATATTGGTAGACGATATGGTGGATACCGCAGGCACACTGGTGAAGGCGGCTCAGATAATGAAGGAACGAGGGGCTAAGAGTGTAAGGGCTGTGGCTACACACGCTATCCTCAGTGGCAATGCTTATGAGCGCATTGAAGGTTCAGAGCTTGAAGAGCTTATCGTTACGGACTCTATTCCGTTGCGCCAGCCTTCGACAAAGATTAGGGTGCTTACGTGTGCGGATCTGTTTGCAGATGTGATGCATCGCGTGAATGAAAACGAGCCTATCAGCTCGAAGTTTATAATGTAA
- the recO gene encoding DNA repair protein RecO, with protein MYEKTQAIVLSAFKYKDNSLIVRCFTEEFAAQSYLLKGVLSSGKGKLRPALFQPLTLLEVVATHKHHEGLEYIKEARLLTVYQSLHTDIYKSAVTLFLAEVISGVCVSDHRDIELFSFIKERLLYFDRMPFSANFHLKFLLEMTRYLGFYPDTTEADLPYFNLEEGHFDSIDDRKYTISGDVLVLFTSLLAADDRDLPAIKATKVLRNRLLELLLKYYQWHFPAFKPIKSLEVLQMLF; from the coding sequence ATGTACGAAAAGACTCAAGCGATTGTTCTCTCGGCTTTTAAATATAAGGATAACAGCCTTATAGTGAGGTGCTTTACTGAGGAGTTTGCCGCGCAGAGTTACCTGCTCAAAGGGGTGCTTAGTAGTGGTAAGGGCAAGTTGCGTCCTGCGTTGTTCCAGCCGCTGACGCTTTTGGAAGTTGTGGCAACCCATAAGCATCACGAGGGACTTGAATATATCAAGGAGGCACGGTTGCTTACCGTATATCAATCGCTGCACACCGATATTTACAAGAGTGCTGTCACACTCTTTCTCGCTGAGGTTATCAGTGGTGTATGTGTGTCGGATCACCGTGATATTGAGTTGTTTAGCTTTATCAAGGAAAGGCTTTTGTACTTTGATAGGATGCCTTTTTCAGCTAATTTTCACCTTAAATTTCTGCTGGAAATGACGCGCTATCTCGGTTTTTACCCCGATACTACTGAGGCTGACTTGCCTTATTTCAACTTAGAGGAGGGGCATTTCGACAGTATTGACGACCGTAAATATACTATCAGTGGTGATGTGCTTGTGCTCTTTACCTCTCTATTGGCTGCTGATGACCGTGATTTACCAGCGATTAAAGCTACCAAAGTGCTACGCAATAGGCTTTTGGAGCTTCTTCTGAAATACTATCAGTGGCATTTTCCTGCCTTTAAGCCGATTAAATCCTTAGAGGTGTTGCAGATGTTGTTTTAG
- the rlmD gene encoding 23S rRNA (uracil(1939)-C(5))-methyltransferase RlmD, with translation MKKQKHILIEHVAVIDAGAKGKAVAKAPDGRVIFLDRAVPGDVVDVQTTKKKSAYYEGFVTKYHTLSDKRVQPVCSHFGYCGGCKWQDMGYEYQLYYKQKEVENNLRRLGGIALPEISPIIGVENPYFYRNKMEFSFSDTRWLTPEEVKSGAQVDNRNGLGFHIAGAWDKILDLEKCYLQEDPSNAIRDAVKAFAIENAMPFYNPREQKGLLRSMMLRISSTGEIMLVVQFFREDEKIRLLLDYIAEKFPQITSLQYIVNGKANDSIYDQEIICYRGADHIFEEMEGLRFKINAKSFYQTNSAQAYRLYTVVRDFADLSGNELVYDLYTGTGTIAQFVARRAKKVVGVEAVPEAIEDAKANARYNGIENAVFYVGDMKTVFNEEFIAANGVPDVVITDPPRDGMHKDVVAQLLRIAPKRIVYVSCNSATQARDLALMDAAYKVTRVQPVDMFPQTYHVENVVLLEIRE, from the coding sequence ATGAAGAAACAGAAACATATATTGATAGAGCACGTAGCAGTAATTGACGCGGGTGCCAAGGGCAAGGCTGTTGCCAAAGCCCCTGATGGACGGGTGATTTTCCTTGACCGTGCGGTGCCTGGCGATGTGGTGGACGTGCAGACTACCAAGAAGAAATCGGCTTACTATGAAGGTTTTGTAACGAAGTATCACACCTTGTCGGATAAGCGTGTGCAGCCTGTATGCAGCCATTTTGGGTATTGTGGGGGCTGTAAGTGGCAGGATATGGGCTACGAGTATCAGCTCTACTACAAGCAAAAAGAAGTGGAGAACAACCTGCGCCGCTTAGGGGGGATTGCCCTACCTGAGATTTCGCCTATTATTGGGGTGGAGAATCCCTATTTTTACCGCAATAAGATGGAGTTCTCCTTCTCGGATACGCGGTGGCTCACCCCTGAAGAGGTGAAGAGTGGCGCGCAGGTAGACAATCGCAATGGACTGGGCTTCCACATCGCGGGGGCGTGGGACAAGATATTAGACCTTGAGAAGTGCTACTTGCAGGAAGACCCCTCCAATGCTATTCGTGATGCGGTGAAGGCTTTTGCGATAGAGAATGCGATGCCTTTCTACAATCCTCGGGAGCAAAAGGGCTTATTGCGCTCTATGATGCTGCGTATCAGCTCCACAGGCGAGATAATGCTGGTGGTGCAGTTTTTTAGAGAGGACGAGAAGATACGGCTGCTATTGGATTACATTGCTGAAAAGTTCCCACAGATTACTTCCTTGCAGTATATCGTTAATGGCAAGGCAAACGACAGTATTTACGATCAGGAGATTATCTGCTACAGGGGTGCCGACCATATTTTTGAGGAGATGGAGGGGCTGCGGTTTAAGATTAACGCGAAGTCGTTCTACCAGACTAACTCGGCGCAGGCGTATAGGCTCTATACTGTAGTGCGCGACTTTGCCGATTTGAGTGGCAACGAGTTGGTGTACGACCTTTATACGGGTACGGGTACTATCGCGCAGTTCGTTGCGCGCCGTGCTAAGAAGGTAGTAGGCGTAGAGGCTGTCCCCGAGGCGATTGAAGATGCCAAAGCCAATGCGCGGTATAATGGTATTGAGAATGCGGTGTTCTACGTGGGGGATATGAAGACGGTGTTCAATGAGGAGTTTATCGCTGCCAATGGGGTGCCTGATGTGGTGATTACGGATCCGCCTCGTGATGGTATGCACAAGGATGTGGTGGCGCAGCTGCTGCGTATTGCCCCCAAGCGGATTGTCTATGTGAGTTGCAACAGTGCCACTCAAGCGCGAGACCTCGCCCTAATGGACGCCGCTTATAAGGTAACACGCGTGCAACCTGTGGATATGTTTCCACAAACCTACCACGTGGAGAATGTGGTGTTGTTAGAGATTAGGGAGTAG
- a CDS encoding endonuclease III domain-containing protein, which yields MKKKDKVQFVMDTLEALYPEVDIPLQHKDPYTLLIAVLLSAQTTDARVNTITPLLFARADNPYDMVKLSVEEILEIIKPVGLAPTKAKGIYGLSQILIEEHNGEVPQSFEALEALPSVGHKTASVVMSQAFGVPAFPVDTHIHRLMARWGLSDGSSVVQTEKDAKRLFPKERWNKLHIQIILYGREYSPARGLDLSRDMITARLGNKKSEIRDKKK from the coding sequence ATGAAAAAGAAAGATAAAGTACAGTTTGTGATGGACACCTTGGAGGCTCTTTACCCTGAGGTGGATATCCCCTTACAACACAAAGACCCTTATACGCTGCTCATTGCGGTGTTGCTCTCGGCTCAGACTACCGATGCGCGAGTGAATACCATCACCCCTTTGCTCTTTGCCCGTGCGGATAACCCCTACGATATGGTAAAGCTCTCGGTGGAGGAAATCCTTGAGATTATAAAGCCTGTGGGGCTCGCTCCTACCAAGGCAAAGGGTATCTATGGGCTCTCACAGATACTCATAGAAGAGCATAACGGCGAGGTACCGCAGAGCTTTGAGGCATTGGAGGCACTGCCCTCAGTGGGGCATAAGACTGCCAGTGTAGTGATGTCGCAAGCCTTTGGGGTGCCTGCCTTCCCAGTGGATACGCATATCCACAGACTGATGGCGCGTTGGGGCTTATCCGATGGCAGCAGTGTAGTACAGACCGAGAAAGACGCCAAGCGACTCTTCCCTAAAGAGCGTTGGAATAAGCTCCACATACAGATCATCTTGTACGGTAGGGAATATAGCCCTGCACGGGGGTTAGACCTCAGTCGGGATATGATAACAGCGAGATTAGGAAATAAAAAATCAGAAATTAGAGATAAGAAGAAATAA